From Diospyros lotus cultivar Yz01 chromosome 4, ASM1463336v1, whole genome shotgun sequence, a single genomic window includes:
- the LOC127800014 gene encoding pentatricopeptide repeat-containing protein At5g66520-like, with protein sequence MMACSPVCVGLPSSNCKISPCPEESSSRCRCCFSTMTRLKQYHSQIIRLGLSSDNYAMGRVIKFCALSDSGDLMYALQVFDVMPHPDAFIYNVLIRAHMQRTLARDCILLYSQMLSESVTPNRFTFPSLIKACCTVEEGRQVHAHVLKFGSISDAYSMNSLIHMYVNCERLVEARRVFDKMPHRNVVSWTTLISGYSQWGCVDEAFELFELMHERNSASWNAMMAAFVQNNCFQEAFALFRRMQSENLLLDKYVAATMLSACKGSGALKQGEWIHGYMQKSGIEMDPKLVTAIIDMYCKCGCLDKAFEVFNGLPHKAISSWNAMIGGLALHGKGMAAVELLNEMERRGISPDYITFVNLLNACAHSGLVEEGRHYFRYMTEVHAIAPGSEHYGCMVDLLGRAGLLEEAKELINEMPTSPDASVLGALLGACRIHGNVELGEEIGKRVIQLDPFNSGRYVLLANMYASAGRWAEVGRVRKVMNDRGVNKPAGFSMIELDGVVNEFVAGGRDHPLAEEIYAKVEEMLDGVRTAGYVADTNGVLLHDVEEEERENPFHYHSEKLAIALGLLKTKSGETLRITKNLRICKDCHTVSKLVSQVFDREIIIRDRNRFHHFKGGDCSCNGYW encoded by the coding sequence ATGATGGCTTGCAGCCCAGTTTGTGTAGGCCTTCCCAGCAGCAACTGCAAGATCTCGCCATGCCCAGAAGAGTCTTCTTCCCGCTGCCGCTGCTGCTTCTCGACAATGACCCGTCTCAAGCAGTACCATTCCCAAATTATCCGACTGGGCCTCTCCTCCGACAACTACGCCATGGGCCGGGTTATCAAGTTCTGTGCTTTATCCGACTCTGGCGATTTAATGTATGCCCTCCAAGTGTTCGATGTAATGCCCCACCCGGATGCCTTTATCTACAATGTCCTCATTAGAGCTCATATGCAACGTACGTTAGCCAGAGATTGCATTCTGTTGTACTCCCAGATGCTGAGTGAATCTGTTACGCCCAACAGATTCACCTTCCCTTCTCTTATAAAAGCTTGTTGCACTGTTGAAGAGGGGAGACAAGTCCACGCCCATGTTTTAAAATTTGGCTCCATTTCAGATGCATATTCCATGAATTCTTTGATTCATATGTATGTTAATTGTGAACGCTTGGTGGAAGCAAGGCGGGTATTTGACAAGATGCCTCACCGGAACGTTGTATCCTGGACCACTTTGATTAGTGGGTATTCCCAGTGGGGATGTGTTGATGAAGCGTTTGAACTTTTTGAGTTGATGCACGAAAGGAATTCGGCTTCTTGGAATGCGATGATGGCGGCTTTTGTCCAGAACAACTGCTTTCAGGAGGCATTTGCTTTGTTCCGCAGGATGCAATCAGAGAACCTGCTGCTGGATAAATACGTTGCAGCCACTATGTTATCAGCTTGTAAAGGTTCGGGAGCTCTAAAACAAGGGGAGTGGATACATGGATATATGCAGAAGAGTGGCATTGAAATGGACCCGAAACTTGTTACTGCAATCATTGATATGTACTGCAAATGTGGTTGCTTGGACAAGGCTTTTGAAGTCTTCAACGGATTGCCCCACAAAGCGATTTCTTCTTGGAATGCCATGATCGGGGGGCTGGCACTGCATGGGAAAGGAATGGCTGCTGTTGAGCTTCTGAATGAGATGGAGAGACGGGGAATATCTCCTGATTACATAACTTTCGTAAATTTGCTTAACGCGTGTGCTCATTCGGGGTTGGTGGAAGAAGGGCGCCATTACTTTCGTTACATGACAGAGGTTCACGCTATTGCGCCCGGATCAGAGCATTATGGATGCATGGTAGATTTGCTCGGAAGAGCTGGATTGTTGGAGGAAGCCAAAGAGCTCATCAATGAGATGCCAACAAGTCCCGATGCAAGTGTCCTGGGTGCTCTCCTTGGCGCTTGTCGAATCCATGGGAACGTGGAGCTTGGAGAGGAAATAGGGAAGAGAGTAATTCAATTGGACCCTTTTAACAGTGGGCGATATGTGCTACTAGCCAACATGTATGCCAGTGCCGGTAGATGGGCAGAGGTTGGCCGCGTGAGGAAGGTCATGAACGATAGGGGAGTGAACAAACCCGCGGGCTTTTCCATGATCGAATTGGATGGCGTTGTGAATGAGTTTGTTGCGGGAGGAAGGGATCATCCGCTAGCTGAAGAGATATATGCCAAAGTGGAGGAGATGCTGGACGGTGTTAGAACTGCCGGCTATGTGGCCGACACAAATGGGGTCCTGCTGCATGATGTTgaggaggaagaaagggaaaatCCCTTCCATTATCATAGTGAGAAACTTGCTATTGCTCTTGGCTTGTTGAAGACGAAATCTGGTGAAACTCTTCGAATCACAAAGAACTTGAGAATCTGCAAGGACTGTCACACTGTGAGTAAGCTTGTCTCTCAAGTTTTTGATCGGGAAATAATTATAAGGGATAGGAATCGATTCCACCATTTCAAAGGGGGAGACTGTTCTTGcaatggatactggtag